One part of the Candidatus Zixiibacteriota bacterium genome encodes these proteins:
- the tuf gene encoding elongation factor Tu (EF-Tu; promotes GTP-dependent binding of aminoacyl-tRNA to the A-site of ribosomes during protein biosynthesis; when the tRNA anticodon matches the mRNA codon, GTP hydrolysis results; the inactive EF-Tu-GDP leaves the ribosome and release of GDP is promoted by elongation factor Ts; many prokaryotes have two copies of the gene encoding EF-Tu): protein MAKEKFERTKAHVNVGTIGHVDHGKTTLTAAMTMVQARLGFSQIRSF, encoded by the coding sequence ATGGCAAAGGAGAAATTTGAGAGAACGAAAGCCCACGTAAATGTGGGTACGATCGGTCATGTAGACCATGGTAAGACGACGTTGACGGCGGCGATGACGATGGTTCAGGCACGCCTGGGCTTTTCCCAGATTCGATCGTTT